A window of Methanolobus sediminis contains these coding sequences:
- a CDS encoding DUF7289 family protein encodes MWKNNMAVSSVVGITIILTITLLSIGLMILYTAPIISETQDMAKTQKIEQAFTVLDSRTSKASLGESPLQTTSLTLMGGNIEVNGNNESYNNSKMMIIFLHSDSSWYDSFYQNHNYWNAWESYESNYLNDFTGIETSMGSVRYYLDDREIAYEGGGVWSKYPGGGTIMTSPPEFHYNGETMTLPIVKVRGNDSISGSSDVNIEIKSSNIPAILYPNTTTNANFTNPIRANQLLIYIKSDFYEGWATYAETLTSTTATLDHENKTAIIEMNAEPKMGTFSPLPEYFDIYSLNHTNPTPLDNFSLYLYTSGDSSQFVASGMTITATAGTKTLTYEIRQKPGSNPPIILLKSSSYGIKYTDSSVEGLNEIWETNPGSSFPINESGGQGGSAETNTTIDLLSDTFLMYYDSSDNDFSWGPVGSNSTTPDLMITDSTNSTQSLNNITQHYMRLLAQEGKITVHVEQDPSNKIEYDMSSYTLDYDAEGAILTYLHITNNELDVTLS; translated from the coding sequence ATGTGGAAAAATAATATGGCGGTGTCATCTGTCGTTGGCATTACAATAATACTTACTATTACTTTGTTGTCTATAGGTCTAATGATACTATACACTGCCCCTATTATAAGTGAAACACAGGATATGGCCAAAACCCAGAAGATTGAACAGGCATTTACGGTTCTTGATTCAAGAACAAGTAAAGCATCACTTGGTGAGTCTCCCCTCCAGACAACCTCACTTACTCTTATGGGAGGAAATATAGAAGTTAATGGGAACAATGAATCCTACAACAATAGCAAGATGATGATTATATTCCTGCACTCTGACTCATCCTGGTATGACAGTTTCTACCAGAACCATAATTACTGGAATGCATGGGAAAGTTATGAGAGCAACTATCTGAATGATTTTACAGGGATTGAGACTTCCATGGGATCAGTGAGATATTATCTGGATGACAGAGAGATTGCCTATGAGGGCGGTGGAGTCTGGTCTAAATATCCCGGAGGAGGAACAATAATGACCTCACCTCCTGAATTTCATTACAACGGTGAGACTATGACCTTGCCAATTGTGAAAGTACGGGGAAATGACTCTATAAGCGGAAGTTCTGATGTTAATATCGAAATAAAATCATCAAATATTCCTGCAATCCTCTATCCCAATACCACCACAAATGCTAATTTTACAAATCCCATTAGAGCTAACCAGTTACTGATATACATCAAAAGCGATTTTTATGAAGGATGGGCCACATATGCGGAAACCCTCACATCCACCACCGCAACTCTTGATCATGAGAACAAGACAGCCATTATTGAGATGAATGCTGAACCTAAAATGGGAACATTTTCTCCTTTACCAGAGTATTTTGATATTTATTCTCTGAATCACACTAACCCCACACCACTTGACAATTTCTCATTGTATTTATATACAAGTGGTGATTCAAGTCAGTTTGTGGCCTCGGGAATGACTATAACCGCCACGGCTGGAACAAAAACATTAACGTATGAAATTAGGCAAAAACCGGGATCCAACCCGCCCATAATACTACTGAAAAGTAGCTCTTATGGAATCAAATATACTGATAGTTCAGTAGAAGGACTTAACGAAATATGGGAAACAAATCCGGGCAGTAGTTTTCCTATTAACGAATCAGGTGGTCAAGGAGGTAGTGCAGAGACAAATACCACAATAGATCTTCTTAGTGATACTTTCCTGATGTATTACGACAGCTCAGATAATGATTTCTCCTGGGGTCCTGTTGGCTCCAATTCTACAACTCCAGACCTAATGATAACAGATAGCACAAATAGTACCCAGTCATTGAATAACATTACCCAGCATTACATGAGACTTCTAGCACAGGAGGGCAAGATCACGGTTCATGTTGAGCAGGACCCCAGTAATAAAATCGAGTATGACATGTCCTCATACACTCTTGATTATGATGCAGAAGGAGCCATTCTTACCTACCTGCATATAACAAATAACGAGCTTGATGTTACGCTGAGTTGA
- a CDS encoding peptidylprolyl isomerase has translation MKKAIIETDKGNIVLELFEKDAPKTVANFEKLIKEGFYDGLTFHRVIPNFVIQGGCPRGDGTGGPGYSIKCETKGNPRKHGKGALSMAHAGKDTGGSQFFITHSPQPHLDGVHTVFGQVIEGQDVVNKIKARDKMNKVTVVEE, from the coding sequence ATGAAGAAAGCAATCATTGAGACCGATAAAGGAAATATTGTCCTTGAATTGTTCGAGAAGGACGCACCAAAGACTGTTGCAAACTTTGAGAAACTCATTAAGGAAGGATTCTATGACGGACTTACTTTCCACAGAGTTATTCCAAACTTCGTTATCCAGGGTGGATGCCCAAGAGGAGACGGAACCGGCGGACCGGGATACTCAATAAAATGTGAAACAAAGGGCAACCCACGCAAACACGGCAAAGGCGCACTTTCAATGGCACACGCAGGTAAGGACACCGGCGGAAGCCAGTTCTTCATCACACACTCTCCACAGCCACACCTTGATGGCGTACACACCGTCTTCGGTCAGGTAATCGAAGGCCAGGATGTCGTCAACAAGATCAAGGCAAGAGACAAGATGAACAAAGTCACTGTCGTCGAAGAATAA